The following proteins are co-located in the Manduca sexta isolate Smith_Timp_Sample1 unplaced genomic scaffold, JHU_Msex_v1.0 HiC_scaffold_1074, whole genome shotgun sequence genome:
- the LOC119191130 gene encoding uncharacterized protein LOC119191130 encodes MNVLLILFLIFIVVYFIVSWLLPTWLAWLFKRKYHIKLRIGRIAVPKLILRDVSLSKERYSVHIDEISFQSSCFNSEINKLVSVVIRGVEVTNNVEEKRSVVVETILKPLLSKQNSLTREGMEEEITSRMFEDPKFPGQKKLLDFRDKKLPHSLIMFAQ; translated from the exons ATGAACGTGTTATTGATACtctttttaatctttatagttGTATACTTTATTGTATCTTG gctCCTGCCGACATGGTTGGCATGGTTATTCAAGAGAAAATACCATATAAAGTTGAGGATAGGAAGGATCGCTGTACCCAAATTGATATTGAGAGACGTAAGCCTATCTAAAGAGCGATATTCTGTT CACATAGATGAAATATCATTCCAAAGCAGTTGTTTCAATTCTGAAATCAACAAGCTTGTGTCGGTTGTGATCCGAGGTGTGGAAGTCACAAACAATGTGGAGGAGAAACGGAGTGTTGTCGTGGAGACCATCCTCAAACCGTTGCTGTCCAAACAGAATTCCCTCACCAGGGAGGGGATGGAAGAGGAAATCACATCTAGAATGTTTGAAGATCCTAAGTTCCCAGGACAGAAGAAGCTACTGGACTTTAGAGATAAAAAACTGCCGCATAGTTTGATTATGTTTGCTCAG
- the LOC119191131 gene encoding 39S ribosomal protein L50, mitochondrial-like, protein MFRNVLLPLQRTNLQLISVRNAQKKYPKVDKKLQAAAESLAARGFLRPNKPWDPPADIEKTILKICADNGLNEESNFEALESKFNVLKACYEETGHSVPNSLLHTIESVYDLKEFYMTPVDTRTPYDALKHMDLPKNLHVQEDYVRFHPDKDTLFNGKSAYPQSSTIVTGLKARKKYEGFSAKRSWP, encoded by the exons atGTTTAGAAACGTATTGTTACCGTTACAGCGGACAAATTTGCAG TTAATCTCTGTGAGAAATGCTCAGAAGAAATATCCTAAAGTTGATAAAAAGTTACAAGCGGCAGCAGAGTCCTTAGCAGCTCGGGG TTTCCTGCGACCAAACAAGCCCTGGGATCCACCAGCAGACATTGAGAAAACTATCCTAAAGATATGTGCAGATAATGGACTGAATGAAGAGTCTAACTTTGAAGCTCTTGAGTCAAAGTTTAATGTGCTTAAAGCATGCTATGAAGAAACGGGGCACAGTGTGCCAAATTCACTATTGCATACAATTGAGTCAGTGT ATGACCTGAAAGAGTTCTACATGACTCCTGTGGACACAAGAACACCATATGATGCTCTCAAACACATGGACTTGCCCAAGAATCTGCATGTGCAGGAAGATTATGTCAGGTTTCATCCTG ataAAGACACTCTGTTCAATGGTAAATCTGCATACCCTCAGAGTTCCACAATTGTGACAGGTCTGAAGGCACGCAAGAAGTATGAGGGGTTCAGTGCGAAAAGATCATGGCCCTAA